A region of Vigna radiata var. radiata cultivar VC1973A unplaced genomic scaffold, Vradiata_ver6 scaffold_252, whole genome shotgun sequence DNA encodes the following proteins:
- the LOC106755341 gene encoding LRR receptor-like serine/threonine-protein kinase GSO1 isoform X2 (The sequence of the model RefSeq protein was modified relative to this genomic sequence to represent the inferred CDS: added 252 bases not found in genome assembly): MLSSYLRDGEEVVDAMYWRNMKSVRVCFLIFFLLETMCSEGCWKEEKQALLGLRLDDRSSRNFYRVSSIYWNVDTDCCEWYGVYCNSSTGRVTKLDLQSLWNAIPSEGGWYLSYADLVVFKELKSLNLGGIYGILDCADSEGLKNLEVLDLTENGMSVTDILVCLNGLPSLKALYLSSNGFDPTYNGFNETFNVFETLSSKLLRLEILDVSENSLTNEMLPSLGGFTSLKELYLSHNELDSDMNIQGLCSMLKNLEVLDMSGNNFNDSDIASALSQLSSLKSLNLGYSELTPRSILNISKLRSLEILNIAGNSFSNEFLSSLSGLPRLISLDLSSNQLRGSLDTSGLLPLTSLEILDLSYNKINSFVVHQGSKGLRKLEVLHLDNNRINGSRLRESLQSLSSIRVFSMKSNEITGTITAGDFRDLKNLEQLVLDSNSDLDNEFFKSIGELTSLKNLSASSCQINGTLPPADWFKLKKLEELDLSQNLFVGSLPSSFLNMTSLRKLELSENQFSGQLDSNIASLTSLEYFGFTRNQFEVPLSFTPFSNLSNLKFIYGEGNKVILDLQPSMQTWIPKFQLQVLNLPSTTENDSLPLPRFLLHQRNLTRLDLSSCRLEGLFPNWLFENNTKLTELLVRNCSFTGLLRLPSHPLTNMRRIDVSDNNITGQIPNNNISSILPNLQFLNLSRNLIQGSIPIEFGQMSLMDTLDLSDNIFSGEIPKNISGVGSLLKYLKLSHNELDGPVFSSLKYLEELYLDDNSLYGSIPSNFFNSSLQHLDLSYNNLVGKLSNAVGNLSNLKTLSLSNNNLEGSIPTKLVELEYLSYLDLSNNNLTGYVPSFVNGSVNYIHLRNNRLNGLSKRMFSETSSLVMLDLGYNEITGSIQHMIQDLASTSLNILILKGNRFTGHLPEQLCQLQDLSILDLSYNNFFGPIPNCLGKLPFENKDPDSYKGVVQMKNSTYFELIPNIREKANFTTKKRSYTYTASILAYMSGIDLSKNKLNGSIPYELGNLTRLRALNLSHNDLIGQIPITFSNLVQVESLDLSFNMLSGQIPHQLNQLNSLAVFSVAHNNLSGDTPEQKGQFITFDESSYEGNSLLCGPPLLKSCHPYAQSPTISPNDEDHDSPIDMLAFGVSFVVAYTSVLLVIVATLYINPYWRQAWFSYLEFILLTCYYFIQDSWRRFSNSRNII; this comes from the exons TGCAACTCCTCCACAGGGAGAGTGACTAAACTTGATCTTCAAAGCCTGTGGAATGCCATTCCTTCAGAGGGAGGTTGGTATTTAAGTTACGCCGATCTTGTTGTCTTCAAAGAATTGAAGAGTCTCAACTTAGGGGGTATTTATGGGATATTAGATTGTGCGGACAGTGAAG GGTTGAAAAATCTGGAAGTCCTTGACTTGACTGAGAATGGTATGAGTGTCACCGACATTCTAGTTTGTTTGAATGGCCTTCCATCTCTTAAGGCTCTATATCTATCATCCAACGGGTTCGATCCAACATACAACGGGTTCAATGAAACATTCAACG TTTTTGAAACTCTTTCATCAAAGTTGCTTAGATTAGAAATCCTTGACGTAAGTGAGAACTCTTTGACTAATGAAATGTTGCCATCTCTCGGGGGATTCACATCTCTGAAGGAACTCTATTTGTCTCACAATGAATTGGACTCAGATATGAATATTCAAG GTTTATGCTCTATGTTGAAGAATCTTGAGGTCCTTGACATGTCTGGCAACAACTTCAATGACAGTGATATTGCATCTGCTCTTAGTCAACTTTCGTCTCTCAAGTCTTTAAATTTAGGTTACAGTGAATTGACTCCAAGATCAATTCTTA ATATATCAAAACTAAGGTCTCTGGAGATTCTTAACATAGCGGGAAACAGTTTCTCCAATGAATTTCTTTCATCTCTAAGTGGGCTTCCACGTCTCATATCCCTTGATTTAAGCAGCAATCAATTAAGAGGATCGCTCGATACAAGTG GATTATTGCCATTAACCAGTTTGGAGATTCTTGATCTaagttataacaaaattaacagCTTTGTTGTCCATCAAG GCTCAAAAGGTCTGAGAAAATTGGAAGTCCTTCATTTAGATAACAATAGGATAAATGGAAGCAGACTGAGGGAATCACTACAATCTTTGTCATCTATTAGAGTGTTTTCTATGAAAAGTAATGAGATTACCGGAACAATTACTGCTGGAG ATTTTCGTGATTTAAAAAACCTTGAACAGTTGGTACTGGACTCTAATTCTGACCTTGACAATGAGTTTTTCAAAAGTATCGGGGAATTGActtctttgaaaaatttatctGCTTCTAGTTGTCAAATTAATGGCACCCTCCCTCCAGCTG ATTGGTTTAAGCTCAAGAAACTCGAAGAGTTAGATTTAAGCCAAAATTTATTTGTGGGATCGCTTCCTTCATCTTTCTTAAACATGACATCTCTTCGAAAGTTGGAACTTTCAGAAAATCAATTCAGCGGACAACTTGATTCAAACATTGCTAGTCTTACATCACTTGAATATTTTGGTTTTACAAGAAACCAATTTGAAGTTCCCCTTTCTTTTACACCATTTTCCAATCTTTCAAACCTTAAGTTCATATATGGTGAAGGGAACAAAGTCATTTTGGACTTACAACCAAGTATGCAAACTTGGATCCCTAAATTTCAATTACAAGTGCTTAATTTGCCTTCGACAACTGAGAATGATTCTCTTCCGCTCCCCAGGTTTCTTCTACATCAAAGAAACTTGACTAGATTAGATCTCAGTAGTTGTAGATTGGAAGGATTGTTTCCAAACTGGTTGTttgaaaacaacacaaaattgaCCGAGCTTCTTGTTAGAAATTGCTCTTTCACAGGTCTTCTACGGTTACCATCACATCCCCTTACGAACATGAGGAGAATTGATGTATCTGACAATAACATAACCGGCCAAATCCCCAATAACAATATTAGTTCAATTTTACCAAATTTGCAGTTTCTAAACCTTTCTAGAAACCTCATCCAAGGTTCAATTCCTATTGAGTTTGGGCAAATGAGCTTAATGGATACTTTGGATCTCtcagataatattttttcaGGAGAGATTCCCAAGAACATATCCGGAGTTGGGTCACTTCTCAAATACTTGAAACTTTCACACAATGAGCTAGATGGACCCGTATTTTCATCTTTGAAATACTTGGAAGAGTTGTATTTAGATGACAATAGCCTTTATGGAAGCATACCAAGTAACTTTTTTAACTCATCTCTCCAACATTTGGATCTGAGCTATAATAATTTAGTGGGGAAACTATCAAATGCGGTAGGAAATTTGTCAAATTTGAAGACGCTTTCATTGTCCAACAATAATCTTGAAGGGTCTATTCCGACAAAGCTAGTGGAACTTGAATATCTATCATATCTAGACCTCTCAAACAACAATTTGACGGGTTATGTGCCATCTTTTGTCAATGGTTCAGTGAATTATATCCATTTGAGAAACAACAGGTTAAATGGTTTATCCAAAAGAATGTTCAGCGAAACATCTTCCTTAGTGATGCTAGACCTTGGTTACAATGAAATAACTGGTAGCATTCAACATATGATTCAAGATCTTGCTTCTACAAGCTTGAACATACTCATTTTGAAAGGTAACCGCTTTACAGGGCATTTACCAGAGCAGCTATGCCAATTGCAAGATTTGAGTATATTAGATCTTTCTTATAACAACTTCTTTGGTCCAATACCCAATTGCTTGGGTAAACTGCCTTTTGAGAATAAAGACCCTGACTCATATAAAGGCgttgttcaaatgaaaaatagcacttattttgaattaatacCAAATATAAGAGAGAAAGCAAACTTCACTACGAAGAAAAGATCTTACACATATACAGCGAGCATCCTTGCTTATATGTCCGGAATTGatttatccaaaaataaactaaacGGAAGTATTCCATATGAGCTTGGAAACTTGACAAGACTACGAGCATTGAACTTGTCCCACAATGATTTGATTGGACAAATTCCAATTACATTCTCTAATTTAGTACAAGTAGAGAGTTTGGATCTTTCTTTCAACATGTTGAGTGGTCAAATTCCTCATCAACTAAATCAGTTGAATTCTCTTGCTGTATTTAGTGTTGCACATAACAACTTATCAGGCGATACACCCGAGCAAAAAGGGCAATTTATTACTTTTGATGAAAGTAGCTATGAAGGAAATTCTCTTCTTTGTGGACCACCATTGCTAAAAAGTTGTCATCCTTATGCACAATCACCTACCATTTCTCCGAATGATGAAGACCATGACAGTCCGATTGACATGCTTGCTTTTGGTGTAAGTTTTGTTGTGGCATACACATCGGTATTGCTAGTAATTGTTGCCACTCTCTACATCAATCCTTATTGGAGACAAGCATGGTTTTCCTATTTGGAATTTATCTTATTaacttgttattattttattcaagaCAGTTGGAGGAGGTTTTCAAATTCtagaaatataatatag
- the LOC106755341 gene encoding LRR receptor-like serine/threonine-protein kinase GSO1 isoform X1 (The sequence of the model RefSeq protein was modified relative to this genomic sequence to represent the inferred CDS: added 252 bases not found in genome assembly), whose product MLSSYLRDGEEVVDAMYWRNMKSVRVCFLIFFLLETMCSEGCWKEEKQALLGLRLDDRSSRNFYRVSSIYWNVDTDCCEWYGVYCNSSTGRVTKLDLQSLWNAIPSEGGWYLSYADLVVFKELKSLNLGGIYGILDCADSEGLKNLEVLDLTENGMSVTDILVCLNGLPSLKALYLSSNGFDPTYNGFNETFNVFETLSSKLLRLEILDVSENSLTNEMLPSLGGFTSLKELYLSHNELDSDMNIQGLCSMLKNLEVLDMSGNNFNDSDIASALSQLSSLKSLNLGYSELTPRSILNISKLRSLEILNIAGNSFSNEFLSSLSGLPRLISLDLSSNQLRGSLDTSGLLPLTSLEILDLSYNKINSFVVHQVSGSKGLRKLEVLHLDNNRINGSRLRESLQSLSSIRVFSMKSNEITGTITAGDFRDLKNLEQLVLDSNSDLDNEFFKSIGELTSLKNLSASSCQINGTLPPADWFKLKKLEELDLSQNLFVGSLPSSFLNMTSLRKLELSENQFSGQLDSNIASLTSLEYFGFTRNQFEVPLSFTPFSNLSNLKFIYGEGNKVILDLQPSMQTWIPKFQLQVLNLPSTTENDSLPLPRFLLHQRNLTRLDLSSCRLEGLFPNWLFENNTKLTELLVRNCSFTGLLRLPSHPLTNMRRIDVSDNNITGQIPNNNISSILPNLQFLNLSRNLIQGSIPIEFGQMSLMDTLDLSDNIFSGEIPKNISGVGSLLKYLKLSHNELDGPVFSSLKYLEELYLDDNSLYGSIPSNFFNSSLQHLDLSYNNLVGKLSNAVGNLSNLKTLSLSNNNLEGSIPTKLVELEYLSYLDLSNNNLTGYVPSFVNGSVNYIHLRNNRLNGLSKRMFSETSSLVMLDLGYNEITGSIQHMIQDLASTSLNILILKGNRFTGHLPEQLCQLQDLSILDLSYNNFFGPIPNCLGKLPFENKDPDSYKGVVQMKNSTYFELIPNIREKANFTTKKRSYTYTASILAYMSGIDLSKNKLNGSIPYELGNLTRLRALNLSHNDLIGQIPITFSNLVQVESLDLSFNMLSGQIPHQLNQLNSLAVFSVAHNNLSGDTPEQKGQFITFDESSYEGNSLLCGPPLLKSCHPYAQSPTISPNDEDHDSPIDMLAFGVSFVVAYTSVLLVIVATLYINPYWRQAWFSYLEFILLTCYYFIQDSWRRFSNSRNII is encoded by the exons TGCAACTCCTCCACAGGGAGAGTGACTAAACTTGATCTTCAAAGCCTGTGGAATGCCATTCCTTCAGAGGGAGGTTGGTATTTAAGTTACGCCGATCTTGTTGTCTTCAAAGAATTGAAGAGTCTCAACTTAGGGGGTATTTATGGGATATTAGATTGTGCGGACAGTGAAG GGTTGAAAAATCTGGAAGTCCTTGACTTGACTGAGAATGGTATGAGTGTCACCGACATTCTAGTTTGTTTGAATGGCCTTCCATCTCTTAAGGCTCTATATCTATCATCCAACGGGTTCGATCCAACATACAACGGGTTCAATGAAACATTCAACG TTTTTGAAACTCTTTCATCAAAGTTGCTTAGATTAGAAATCCTTGACGTAAGTGAGAACTCTTTGACTAATGAAATGTTGCCATCTCTCGGGGGATTCACATCTCTGAAGGAACTCTATTTGTCTCACAATGAATTGGACTCAGATATGAATATTCAAG GTTTATGCTCTATGTTGAAGAATCTTGAGGTCCTTGACATGTCTGGCAACAACTTCAATGACAGTGATATTGCATCTGCTCTTAGTCAACTTTCGTCTCTCAAGTCTTTAAATTTAGGTTACAGTGAATTGACTCCAAGATCAATTCTTA ATATATCAAAACTAAGGTCTCTGGAGATTCTTAACATAGCGGGAAACAGTTTCTCCAATGAATTTCTTTCATCTCTAAGTGGGCTTCCACGTCTCATATCCCTTGATTTAAGCAGCAATCAATTAAGAGGATCGCTCGATACAAGTG GATTATTGCCATTAACCAGTTTGGAGATTCTTGATCTaagttataacaaaattaacagCTTTGTTGTCCATCAA gTTTCAGGCTCAAAAGGTCTGAGAAAATTGGAAGTCCTTCATTTAGATAACAATAGGATAAATGGAAGCAGACTGAGGGAATCACTACAATCTTTGTCATCTATTAGAGTGTTTTCTATGAAAAGTAATGAGATTACCGGAACAATTACTGCTGGAG ATTTTCGTGATTTAAAAAACCTTGAACAGTTGGTACTGGACTCTAATTCTGACCTTGACAATGAGTTTTTCAAAAGTATCGGGGAATTGActtctttgaaaaatttatctGCTTCTAGTTGTCAAATTAATGGCACCCTCCCTCCAGCTG ATTGGTTTAAGCTCAAGAAACTCGAAGAGTTAGATTTAAGCCAAAATTTATTTGTGGGATCGCTTCCTTCATCTTTCTTAAACATGACATCTCTTCGAAAGTTGGAACTTTCAGAAAATCAATTCAGCGGACAACTTGATTCAAACATTGCTAGTCTTACATCACTTGAATATTTTGGTTTTACAAGAAACCAATTTGAAGTTCCCCTTTCTTTTACACCATTTTCCAATCTTTCAAACCTTAAGTTCATATATGGTGAAGGGAACAAAGTCATTTTGGACTTACAACCAAGTATGCAAACTTGGATCCCTAAATTTCAATTACAAGTGCTTAATTTGCCTTCGACAACTGAGAATGATTCTCTTCCGCTCCCCAGGTTTCTTCTACATCAAAGAAACTTGACTAGATTAGATCTCAGTAGTTGTAGATTGGAAGGATTGTTTCCAAACTGGTTGTttgaaaacaacacaaaattgaCCGAGCTTCTTGTTAGAAATTGCTCTTTCACAGGTCTTCTACGGTTACCATCACATCCCCTTACGAACATGAGGAGAATTGATGTATCTGACAATAACATAACCGGCCAAATCCCCAATAACAATATTAGTTCAATTTTACCAAATTTGCAGTTTCTAAACCTTTCTAGAAACCTCATCCAAGGTTCAATTCCTATTGAGTTTGGGCAAATGAGCTTAATGGATACTTTGGATCTCtcagataatattttttcaGGAGAGATTCCCAAGAACATATCCGGAGTTGGGTCACTTCTCAAATACTTGAAACTTTCACACAATGAGCTAGATGGACCCGTATTTTCATCTTTGAAATACTTGGAAGAGTTGTATTTAGATGACAATAGCCTTTATGGAAGCATACCAAGTAACTTTTTTAACTCATCTCTCCAACATTTGGATCTGAGCTATAATAATTTAGTGGGGAAACTATCAAATGCGGTAGGAAATTTGTCAAATTTGAAGACGCTTTCATTGTCCAACAATAATCTTGAAGGGTCTATTCCGACAAAGCTAGTGGAACTTGAATATCTATCATATCTAGACCTCTCAAACAACAATTTGACGGGTTATGTGCCATCTTTTGTCAATGGTTCAGTGAATTATATCCATTTGAGAAACAACAGGTTAAATGGTTTATCCAAAAGAATGTTCAGCGAAACATCTTCCTTAGTGATGCTAGACCTTGGTTACAATGAAATAACTGGTAGCATTCAACATATGATTCAAGATCTTGCTTCTACAAGCTTGAACATACTCATTTTGAAAGGTAACCGCTTTACAGGGCATTTACCAGAGCAGCTATGCCAATTGCAAGATTTGAGTATATTAGATCTTTCTTATAACAACTTCTTTGGTCCAATACCCAATTGCTTGGGTAAACTGCCTTTTGAGAATAAAGACCCTGACTCATATAAAGGCgttgttcaaatgaaaaatagcacttattttgaattaatacCAAATATAAGAGAGAAAGCAAACTTCACTACGAAGAAAAGATCTTACACATATACAGCGAGCATCCTTGCTTATATGTCCGGAATTGatttatccaaaaataaactaaacGGAAGTATTCCATATGAGCTTGGAAACTTGACAAGACTACGAGCATTGAACTTGTCCCACAATGATTTGATTGGACAAATTCCAATTACATTCTCTAATTTAGTACAAGTAGAGAGTTTGGATCTTTCTTTCAACATGTTGAGTGGTCAAATTCCTCATCAACTAAATCAGTTGAATTCTCTTGCTGTATTTAGTGTTGCACATAACAACTTATCAGGCGATACACCCGAGCAAAAAGGGCAATTTATTACTTTTGATGAAAGTAGCTATGAAGGAAATTCTCTTCTTTGTGGACCACCATTGCTAAAAAGTTGTCATCCTTATGCACAATCACCTACCATTTCTCCGAATGATGAAGACCATGACAGTCCGATTGACATGCTTGCTTTTGGTGTAAGTTTTGTTGTGGCATACACATCGGTATTGCTAGTAATTGTTGCCACTCTCTACATCAATCCTTATTGGAGACAAGCATGGTTTTCCTATTTGGAATTTATCTTATTaacttgttattattttattcaagaCAGTTGGAGGAGGTTTTCAAATTCtagaaatataatatag